From the genome of Geminocystis herdmanii PCC 6308, one region includes:
- the fic gene encoding protein adenylyltransferase Fic, which translates to MTLTNKLNITNQVELAKAEEKISKPKAKQLFDSGDITKVEVGTFAGLAFIHGYLFGDVYDFAGQIRKVNIAKGNFRFAPVMYLEQSLKHIDNMAHGSFDEIIEKYVEMNIAHPFREGNGRASRIWLDVMLKTAIKQVIHWNLVDKEDYLSAMQRSVVKDVEIKVLLQQALTDKINDRVIFMKGIDVSYFYEGYSQFKTEEV; encoded by the coding sequence ATGACATTAACCAATAAACTAAACATCACTAATCAGGTTGAGTTGGCAAAAGCTGAGGAAAAAATCAGTAAACCAAAGGCTAAACAACTATTTGACTCTGGGGATATTACTAAGGTAGAGGTTGGCACATTTGCAGGACTTGCTTTCATTCATGGCTATTTATTTGGCGATGTTTATGATTTTGCCGGACAAATCCGTAAGGTGAATATTGCTAAGGGCAATTTTCGTTTTGCTCCTGTGATGTATTTAGAACAATCCCTCAAGCATATCGACAATATGGCTCACGGTAGTTTTGACGAAATTATTGAAAAGTATGTAGAAATGAATATCGCCCACCCCTTCCGTGAGGGCAACGGACGAGCTTCCCGTATTTGGCTTGATGTCATGCTGAAAACCGCCATAAAACAGGTTATTCACTGGAATTTGGTGGATAAAGAGGATTATCTTTCTGCTATGCAACGCAGTGTAGTTAAAGACGTTGAAATCAAAGTTTTACTACAACAAGCTCTCACTGACAAGATAAATGACCGTGTTATCTTTATGAAGGGCATTGATGTGAGTTATTTCTATGAGGGTTATAGTCAATTCAAAACGGAGGAGGTTTAG
- a CDS encoding DUF2283 domain-containing protein, with translation MISISEYDPEVDAIYFQLKNEAVLESEEISKGIVVDYDENNNVVGLEFLGLHNITIGAIRKLKSIISKDDMALLKEHILC, from the coding sequence ATGATTTCTATAAGTGAGTATGATCCTGAAGTGGATGCTATCTATTTTCAGCTAAAAAATGAGGCAGTATTAGAATCGGAAGAAATATCTAAAGGGATTGTAGTGGATTATGATGAGAATAATAATGTTGTTGGATTAGAGTTTTTGGGGTTGCATAATATCACTATTGGGGCAATAAGAAAGTTAAAATCCATTATTTCTAAAGATGATATGGCACTGCTGAAAGAACATATATTATGTTAA
- a CDS encoding DUF4258 domain-containing protein, which produces MHILLKSYGRNQIKLEWIEETLKSPDKIVVFNSESVSEAETCCWKSIPEYGNRALKVVYNHRKNPPLIITVYFDRGYKK; this is translated from the coding sequence ATCCATATTCTACTAAAGTCATACGGTAGAAATCAAATAAAGTTAGAATGGATTGAAGAAACATTAAAAAGTCCAGATAAAATAGTAGTTTTCAATAGTGAGAGTGTATCTGAAGCTGAAACTTGTTGTTGGAAGTCTATTCCTGAATACGGAAATAGGGCTTTAAAAGTTGTGTATAATCATAGGAAAAATCCCCCGTTAATCATTACAGTTTATTTTGATAGAGGCTATAAAAAATGA
- the ctpA gene encoding carboxyl-terminal processing protease CtpA, with translation MKKICVNIVIILLIFCINFLYIPQANAYTEEEKILLQSWRLVNEAYVDDSFNHQNWWQVRQEFLKKPLHDREETYNAIREMLALLDDPYTRLLPPENYHNLQITTSGELSGIGLQISINPENNQLEVVTPLPSSPAELAGIQPRDQIITIDGIDTHTLTLDEAANKIRGEIGTNVILEIKPKDKDNLKTYELTRDRLSLSSVNYNLDKSNPRYPIGYVRLNQFSANATQDLAHAIVDLEKKGVKGYILDLRNNPGGLLQAGIDIARLWLEPSTIVYTVNRQGILGSYDADGDAITDKPLVVLVNQGSASASEILAGALQDNHRGVLMGEKTFGKGLIQSLFELPAGAGIAVTVAKYETPSHKDINKLGITPDRIVTQEPISYFEIGTEKDLQYQSALAYLTMKN, from the coding sequence ATGAAAAAAATCTGTGTAAATATCGTTATCATTCTACTTATTTTTTGTATTAATTTCCTATATATTCCCCAAGCTAACGCTTATACAGAAGAAGAAAAAATTTTATTGCAGTCGTGGCGCTTGGTAAATGAGGCTTATGTAGATGACTCTTTTAATCATCAAAATTGGTGGCAAGTTAGACAAGAATTTCTTAAAAAACCCTTACACGATCGAGAAGAAACCTATAATGCCATAAGGGAAATGTTAGCGCTTTTAGATGATCCCTATACCCGTTTATTACCCCCAGAAAATTATCACAATTTACAAATTACTACCTCTGGAGAATTATCTGGTATCGGTTTACAGATAAGCATTAACCCAGAAAATAATCAATTAGAAGTTGTAACACCTTTACCTAGTTCTCCGGCGGAATTAGCTGGTATTCAACCAAGAGATCAAATTATAACCATTGATGGTATTGATACTCACACTTTAACCCTTGACGAAGCAGCGAATAAAATTAGGGGAGAAATTGGTACAAATGTAATTCTTGAAATTAAACCGAAAGACAAGGATAACCTTAAAACCTATGAATTAACGCGCGATCGACTTTCCCTAAGTTCGGTAAACTATAACTTAGATAAGTCTAATCCTAGGTATCCTATCGGTTATGTACGCTTAAATCAATTTAGTGCCAATGCCACCCAAGATTTAGCCCATGCTATAGTTGATTTAGAAAAAAAAGGAGTAAAGGGTTATATCCTCGATTTGAGAAACAATCCGGGGGGATTACTACAAGCTGGAATTGACATCGCTCGTTTGTGGCTTGAGCCTAGTACGATCGTTTATACTGTCAATCGTCAAGGAATTTTAGGTAGTTATGACGCTGACGGAGATGCCATTACTGATAAACCATTAGTAGTATTAGTGAATCAAGGTTCAGCAAGTGCCAGTGAAATTCTTGCAGGAGCATTACAAGATAACCATCGAGGAGTTTTAATGGGAGAAAAAACCTTCGGCAAAGGCTTAATTCAATCCCTCTTTGAGTTACCCGCAGGCGCAGGAATTGCCGTTACTGTAGCCAAATATGAGACTCCTAGTCATAAGGATATAAATAAATTAGGCATTACCCCCGATCGTATTGTAACCCAAGAACCGATTAGTTACTTTGAAATTGGCACAGAAAAAGATTTGCAATATCAAAGCGCCCTGGCTTATTTAACAATGAAGAATTAA
- a CDS encoding helix-turn-helix domain-containing protein: MNFLKKPAIEIINYDEIRQEQLDNIATIITEKRLELEFDRAVISNNLHIPISILKAIENGDLSHLPEPVFTIQLIKKYANYLQLNGEELTEKFPLELMPKVKTKKYIFQGLKFNFRLNIKPQHLYIFYFLLLFFSIKSLSTILESSLFTQTKIPQKQVIETKTNPPIPSPPVNTNPEAISIVEKKEEKPPTPTELTVKVALKDDCWVRISVDGKPTFEGILTKGTEKQWVAKQKVTIRAGNAGGLMVSVNGEKPQEFGKVGQVQENTFEMPTRL, from the coding sequence ATGAATTTTTTAAAAAAACCAGCTATAGAAATTATCAATTATGACGAAATAAGGCAAGAACAATTAGATAATATCGCAACTATAATAACAGAAAAACGTTTAGAATTAGAGTTCGATCGAGCAGTTATATCCAATAACTTACACATTCCCATTAGTATCTTAAAAGCCATTGAAAATGGTGATTTATCCCATTTACCTGAACCAGTTTTTACAATACAATTAATCAAAAAATACGCTAATTATCTTCAATTAAATGGAGAAGAATTAACTGAGAAATTTCCTTTAGAATTAATGCCAAAAGTAAAGACTAAAAAGTATATTTTTCAAGGATTAAAATTTAACTTTAGACTAAATATTAAACCACAACATTTATATATATTTTATTTTTTACTCTTGTTTTTTTCCATTAAAAGTTTAAGTACAATCTTAGAATCATCCCTTTTTACTCAAACTAAAATACCCCAAAAACAAGTCATAGAAACAAAGACAAATCCTCCCATTCCTTCCCCTCCCGTTAATACGAATCCCGAAGCTATTTCTATTGTGGAAAAAAAAGAAGAAAAGCCTCCCACTCCCACAGAATTAACGGTTAAAGTCGCCTTAAAAGATGATTGTTGGGTGAGAATTTCCGTTGATGGTAAACCGACTTTTGAGGGTATCCTTACCAAAGGCACAGAAAAACAGTGGGTAGCCAAACAAAAAGTGACTATTCGCGCAGGAAATGCCGGAGGTTTAATGGTGAGTGTGAATGGTGAAAAACCTCAAGAGTTTGGTAAGGTGGGACAAGTACAAGAAAATACTTTTGAAATGCCAACTCGTTTATAA
- a CDS encoding pseudouridine synthase, with product MTERVQKILREWGIASRREAETMISQGRIKVNGENIQLGDKANPLKDTIEIDGKVLNKNFRPSLVYILLNKPKDYICTCDDPEGRKTVMDLLPSQLKSGRGLHPVGRLDRNSTGALLLTNDGELTLNLTHPRYHLEKTYIVTVKGNITNKIVQQWSEGFMWEGKQTLPAEITVTQRHNNQTKMEIVLQEGRNRQIRNIGEFFGYPVISLHRKAIGFLKVGSLPYGKYRHLTKEEITMLKQTEKVMIEDLRR from the coding sequence ATGACGGAAAGAGTACAAAAAATTTTAAGAGAATGGGGTATCGCTTCTCGCAGAGAGGCTGAAACAATGATTTCTCAAGGGAGAATTAAAGTTAATGGGGAAAATATCCAGTTGGGAGATAAGGCGAATCCTTTAAAAGATACGATCGAAATTGATGGTAAAGTTTTAAATAAGAATTTTCGCCCTTCGTTAGTCTATATTTTACTGAATAAGCCTAAAGATTACATTTGTACTTGTGATGATCCTGAAGGCAGAAAAACAGTGATGGATTTATTACCTTCTCAGTTAAAATCAGGGAGGGGGTTACATCCGGTAGGGAGGCTCGATCGAAATTCTACGGGGGCGTTATTATTAACTAATGATGGAGAATTGACTCTGAATTTAACTCATCCCCGTTACCACTTAGAAAAAACCTACATTGTCACAGTAAAAGGTAATATTACCAATAAAATTGTACAACAATGGTCAGAAGGATTTATGTGGGAAGGAAAACAAACCCTTCCTGCGGAAATAACCGTGACTCAAAGACATAATAATCAAACTAAAATGGAGATAGTACTTCAAGAGGGGCGTAATCGTCAAATTCGCAATATAGGGGAGTTTTTTGGTTATCCTGTGATTAGTTTACATCGAAAAGCCATCGGATTTCTCAAAGTTGGTTCATTACCTTACGGAAAATATCGTCATTTGACAAAAGAAGAAATTACAATGTTGAAACAAACTGAAAAAGTCATGATAGAGGATTTGAGGAGATAA
- a CDS encoding LmeA family phospholipid-binding protein, producing the protein MAIKNKSEIISHILTPAIKFWLRSQLETVEDLTMEIHAGDKQILTGKINQVSLETTKAIYQGIHVSKASVNTENIAVNLGGILRGKPLKLLQPIFVKGEVILSDNDLQTSLESTLLHQGLIDLVSLLLNHQQIPDYEKILAQYNFFWHNITLKDDKFILTAVLTNSIEQKFNLTITSNLTLKDDRTLLFNPIEIIGIPTIENIIINNFEVDLGNDVALEKLIVTSQNLSCIGKLKVVSE; encoded by the coding sequence ATGGCAATTAAAAATAAATCAGAAATTATCAGTCATATCCTAACTCCAGCGATTAAATTTTGGTTGCGTAGCCAATTAGAAACCGTAGAAGATTTAACCATGGAAATTCATGCAGGAGATAAGCAAATTTTGACAGGAAAAATTAATCAAGTATCCCTCGAAACCACTAAAGCTATTTATCAGGGTATTCATGTTAGTAAAGCCTCCGTTAATACTGAAAATATTGCCGTTAATTTAGGAGGAATATTAAGGGGAAAACCCTTAAAACTTTTACAGCCAATTTTCGTTAAGGGAGAGGTAATTTTATCTGACAATGACTTACAAACTTCTCTCGAATCTACTCTTTTACATCAGGGATTAATTGATTTAGTTTCTTTACTTTTAAACCATCAACAAATACCAGACTACGAAAAAATTTTAGCTCAATATAACTTTTTTTGGCATAATATCACCCTTAAAGATGATAAGTTTATTTTAACCGCCGTTTTAACTAATTCGATCGAACAAAAATTTAACCTCACCATTACTTCTAACTTAACATTAAAGGACGATCGAACCCTTCTTTTCAACCCCATAGAAATTATTGGCATTCCCACCATAGAAAACATTATTATTAATAACTTTGAAGTGGATTTAGGTAACGATGTCGCCTTAGAAAAATTAATTGTAACCTCTCAAAATTTATCCTGTATCGGTAAATTGAAAGTTGTTAGTGAATAA
- a CDS encoding photosystem I reaction center subunit VIII, with translation MIGDFAAAFLPSILVPAVGLVMPAVVMGLLFLQIESEA, from the coding sequence ATGATTGGAGATTTTGCAGCCGCTTTTTTACCTAGTATTTTAGTACCTGCCGTTGGTTTAGTTATGCCTGCGGTAGTCATGGGATTATTATTTTTACAAATTGAAAGTGAAGCGTAA
- a CDS encoding photosystem I reaction center subunit XI, giving the protein MDVVNCGNDPQVGNLSTPVNGSAFTKAFINALPAYRQGLSANRRGLEVGMAHGYLLYGPFAVLGPLRLTDYGPTAGLLATIGLVSILTICLSIYGAVGVSKPTETLTTPNVPMDLATKEGWSEFAGGFLLGACGGAFFAFFLCETPHLKPLIEVASGIWSS; this is encoded by the coding sequence ATTGACGTAGTTAATTGCGGTAACGATCCTCAAGTAGGAAATTTGTCCACACCTGTAAATGGATCAGCTTTTACCAAAGCCTTTATTAATGCCCTTCCTGCTTACCGTCAAGGTTTATCCGCTAATCGTCGTGGATTAGAAGTCGGCATGGCGCATGGTTACTTATTATACGGTCCTTTTGCCGTATTAGGACCTCTCCGTTTAACCGATTATGGACCTACTGCTGGTTTATTGGCTACTATTGGTTTAGTATCCATCCTCACCATTTGTTTATCTATCTATGGTGCGGTAGGAGTAAGTAAGCCTACTGAAACTTTAACAACTCCTAATGTACCTATGGATTTAGCTACCAAAGAGGGTTGGAGTGAATTTGCAGGTGGTTTCTTATTAGGCGCTTGTGGCGGTGCATTTTTTGCATTCTTTTTATGTGAAACTCCCC